A portion of the Cyanobium sp. PCC 7001 genome contains these proteins:
- a CDS encoding arylsulfatase — translation MPNGKPNILILWGDDIGQSNLSCYSDGLMGYQTPNIDRVAKEGGRFIHYYAEQSCTAGRAAFISGQSVFRTGLSKVGLPGAPLGFRPEDPTIAGLLKPLGYRTGQFGKNHFGDRDEHLPTMHGFDEFFGNLYHLNAEEEPELRDYPQPEDFPNFKKNYGPRGVLHCWANGDGTQRIENTGPLTKKRMETADEEFMKEAKRFIRDAVASGEPFFVWFNTTHMHFRTHARPQDLGQSGRWQSEYHDVMIYHDNCIGEMLNLVDELGIADDTIVMYSTDNGPHMNSWPDAGMTPFRNEKNSNWEGAYRVPALVRWPGKIAPGTLYTEIVSHLDWLPTLLAAAGEPEIKEKLKAGHQAGSQHYHVHLDGYNMLDYWTGQTDKSPRVEFFYFSDDGDLTALRYDNWKMVFMEQRATGTLQIWAEPFVALRVPKIFNLKTDPYERADITSNTYWDWILDHVFLLVPAQAYVAQFLATFQEFPPRQKAASFSLQEVMEKMTSTTGHS, via the coding sequence ATGCCCAACGGCAAGCCCAACATCCTCATCCTCTGGGGCGACGACATCGGCCAGAGCAACCTGAGCTGCTACAGCGACGGCCTGATGGGGTACCAGACCCCCAACATCGACCGGGTGGCCAAGGAGGGGGGGCGCTTCATCCACTACTACGCCGAGCAGAGCTGCACCGCTGGCCGGGCCGCCTTCATCTCCGGCCAGAGCGTGTTCCGCACCGGCCTCTCCAAGGTGGGCCTGCCCGGCGCCCCCCTCGGCTTCCGCCCGGAGGATCCCACCATCGCCGGCCTGCTCAAGCCGCTGGGCTACCGCACCGGCCAGTTCGGCAAGAACCACTTCGGCGACCGCGACGAGCATCTGCCGACGATGCACGGCTTCGACGAGTTCTTCGGCAATCTGTACCACCTCAATGCCGAGGAGGAGCCGGAACTGCGCGACTATCCGCAGCCGGAGGATTTCCCCAACTTCAAGAAGAACTACGGTCCCCGCGGCGTGCTGCACTGCTGGGCCAACGGCGACGGCACCCAGCGGATCGAGAACACCGGCCCGCTCACCAAGAAGCGGATGGAGACGGCCGACGAGGAGTTCATGAAGGAGGCCAAGCGGTTCATCCGTGACGCGGTGGCCTCCGGCGAGCCCTTCTTCGTGTGGTTCAACACCACCCACATGCACTTCCGTACCCATGCCCGGCCCCAGGATCTCGGGCAGTCGGGCCGCTGGCAGTCGGAATACCACGACGTGATGATCTATCACGACAACTGCATCGGCGAGATGCTCAACCTGGTCGACGAGCTGGGCATCGCCGACGACACGATCGTGATGTACAGCACCGACAACGGGCCGCACATGAACAGCTGGCCCGATGCCGGCATGACCCCCTTCCGCAACGAGAAGAACTCCAACTGGGAGGGCGCCTACCGGGTGCCGGCCCTGGTGCGCTGGCCCGGCAAGATCGCGCCCGGCACGCTCTACACCGAGATCGTGAGCCACCTTGACTGGCTGCCCACCCTGCTGGCCGCCGCCGGAGAGCCTGAGATCAAGGAGAAGCTCAAGGCCGGCCATCAGGCCGGCAGTCAGCACTACCACGTGCATCTGGACGGCTACAACATGCTCGACTACTGGACGGGCCAGACGGACAAGAGCCCGCGGGTGGAGTTCTTCTACTTCTCCGACGACGGTGACCTCACCGCCCTGCGCTACGACAACTGGAAGATGGTGTTCATGGAGCAGCGCGCCACCGGCACGCTGCAGATCTGGGCGGAACCCTTCGTGGCTCTGCGGGTGCCGAAGATCTTCAACCTCAAGACCGACCCCTACGAGCGGGCCGACATCACCTCCAACACCTACTGGGACTGGATTCTCGACCACGTGTTCCTGTTGGTGCCGGCCCAGGCCTACGTGGCCCAGTTCCTCGCCACCTTCCAGGAGTTCCCGCCACGCCAGAAGGCCGCCAGCTTCTCGCTGCAGGAGGTGATGGAGAAGATGACCAGCACCACCGGCCACTCCTGA
- a CDS encoding alpha-ketoglutarate-dependent dioxygenase AlkB produces the protein MLQRLREASGVPFNTALANLYRDGRDSVAWHSDDEPELGAHPVIASLSLGATRRFLMRRKADHRHRRAFQLSHGSLLWMAGSTQEHWQHCLPKTARPVAARINLTFRAIGPYGVVGSGTPSSRLGLPESRVIPAGGPASAGVRSRSR, from the coding sequence GTGCTGCAGCGCCTGCGGGAGGCCAGTGGCGTGCCGTTCAACACGGCCCTGGCCAACCTCTACCGCGATGGCCGCGATTCGGTGGCCTGGCATTCCGATGACGAACCCGAACTCGGGGCCCATCCGGTGATCGCCAGCCTGAGCCTCGGCGCCACGCGGCGGTTTCTGATGCGCCGCAAGGCCGATCACCGCCATCGGCGCGCGTTCCAGCTGAGCCATGGCTCGCTGCTCTGGATGGCGGGGTCCACGCAGGAGCACTGGCAGCACTGTCTGCCGAAAACCGCGCGCCCGGTGGCCGCGCGCATCAACCTCACCTTCCGTGCCATCGGCCCCTATGGGGTGGTCGGCAGCGGCACGCCGTCCTCGAGGCTGGGGTTGCCGGAGAGCAGGGTGATCCCCGCGGGTGGGCCGGCGTCAGCCGGGGTGCGTTCCCGCTCCCGGTAG
- a CDS encoding helix-turn-helix domain-containing protein, whose translation MARSRSIDGIEDLQGLLLGADLPLTITQLTTGRLRGELLPLRLGPLKLLRLHLDRAIHAAGPKPGDRQLITLDLNGHLDGGAPSVPSIRSHGQPLLPTALFGLSTAGEIHLTTFGPCDLALVMLEREEFLRRAELLGCPVLEEALARNWLSVDPLRFTRLRRRLCQLFTALQADPTLEQPAGFARLVSGDLIALVLEALVHGGEASAGLCRPPSRIELVKAAQRWMEAHPGQPIHLEGLCREVHTSRRSLIQGFREHLGMGPISYLRLQRLHGIRRALLEPTQSDYDQRARATGAFSPGPLARAVRRAVRERPPTPWWTAADPANALWPAQSS comes from the coding sequence ATGGCTCGCTCCCGCAGCATCGACGGCATCGAGGACCTGCAGGGCCTGCTGCTCGGCGCAGACCTGCCGCTCACGATCACCCAACTCACCACGGGCAGGCTGCGTGGCGAGCTGCTTCCCCTGCGGCTGGGCCCGCTGAAGCTGCTGCGCCTCCACCTCGACCGGGCGATCCACGCCGCCGGCCCCAAGCCCGGCGACCGGCAGCTGATCACGCTCGATCTGAACGGGCACCTGGATGGGGGCGCGCCATCGGTGCCCAGCATCCGCAGCCACGGCCAACCCCTGCTGCCCACGGCCCTGTTCGGCCTCTCCACCGCCGGTGAGATCCACCTCACCACCTTCGGCCCGTGCGACCTGGCCCTGGTGATGCTCGAGCGGGAGGAATTCCTGCGCCGGGCCGAGCTGCTCGGCTGTCCGGTGCTGGAGGAAGCGCTGGCCCGCAACTGGCTCAGCGTGGATCCCCTGCGGTTCACGCGGTTACGGCGCCGGCTGTGCCAGCTGTTCACGGCGCTGCAGGCCGACCCCACCCTTGAGCAGCCGGCCGGGTTCGCGCGGCTGGTGAGCGGCGATCTGATCGCCCTGGTGCTGGAAGCCCTCGTGCACGGCGGAGAGGCCAGCGCCGGGCTGTGCCGGCCGCCCTCACGGATCGAGCTGGTGAAGGCGGCCCAGCGGTGGATGGAGGCCCACCCCGGCCAGCCCATTCACCTGGAGGGCCTCTGCCGGGAGGTGCACACGAGCCGGCGCAGCCTGATCCAGGGATTCCGGGAGCACCTGGGGATGGGCCCGATCAGCTACCTGCGGCTGCAGCGGCTGCACGGCATCCGCCGGGCACTGCTGGAGCCGACCCAGTCGGACTACGATCAGCGCGCTCGCGCGACTGGGGCTTTCTCACCCGGGCCACTCGCCCGGGCAGTACGCCGAGCTGTTCGGGAGCGGCCTCCGACACCCTGGTGGACTGCAGCAGACCCCGCGAACGCCCTCTGGCCGGCTCAATCCTCTTAG